Proteins co-encoded in one Ktedonobacterales bacterium genomic window:
- a CDS encoding cation transporter: MPDSPAISLPAQGKGSSLARRADLRLGIAVEVVTILWMLAEALVALIAGFAAHSASLESFGLDSVIELVSGGVLLWRLLAEQGGRAGETLERVERRASRIVGLALYALAAYILLNAAFSLLTRAHPDESWAGLALALAAAVVMPILWRVKLRVARRIESAALRADAACSVTCAYMSLVLLLGLALTRVFGWWWADALASLGLLYFVIREGHEALEEAKGHACACCEAGG, encoded by the coding sequence ATGCCTGACTCGCCTGCTATCAGTCTTCCCGCTCAGGGCAAAGGTTCATCTTTGGCGCGGCGCGCTGATCTGCGCCTGGGGATTGCCGTCGAGGTCGTGACTATCCTCTGGATGCTGGCCGAGGCGCTGGTTGCGCTGATCGCTGGTTTTGCGGCGCACAGTGCTTCGCTCGAATCCTTTGGCCTGGACAGCGTTATTGAGTTGGTGAGCGGCGGTGTCTTGCTCTGGCGGCTGCTCGCTGAGCAGGGCGGCAGGGCAGGCGAAACACTGGAGCGTGTGGAGCGACGGGCAAGCCGTATCGTTGGCCTGGCGCTCTACGCGCTGGCCGCCTATATCCTGCTCAACGCCGCCTTCTCGCTGCTCACGCGCGCACACCCCGATGAAAGCTGGGCCGGGCTGGCGTTGGCGCTGGCCGCCGCAGTGGTCATGCCCATCCTCTGGCGGGTTAAGCTGCGCGTTGCCCGGCGCATCGAAAGCGCGGCCCTGCGCGCCGACGCGGCGTGCAGCGTGACCTGCGCCTATATGTCACTGGTCCTGCTGCTGGGCCTGGCGCTGACGCGGGTGTTTGGCTGGTGGTGGGCCGATGCGCTGGCCTCGCTGGGCCTGCTTTATTTCGTCATCCGCGAAGGCCACGAGGCGCTAGAAGAAGCCAAAGGCCACGCCTGCGCGTGCTGTGAAGCTGGCGGTTGA
- a CDS encoding alpha/beta hydrolase: MQSTDQINASAAVALEERQQDSALFVATCRAHPHSANLYDALPLDAGDYQVAWAYPAEAAGKIPMSFTYGRWKTISHREPPDDVAALLPTGDVLVVVHGFNETAPEGVYTGQKISARLAPQKRTGSIKAALGGHKGASLPGALRLAQSLQNRLSTPAEADAEKPLYQQLIAFTWPCDHRVWPGYLLDKEEVARFAAFSLANLLADLRAAQPDRRILLVGHSMGCFLTIKALNILSVLRSAQAGSGASSVIVDQMVFYAPDLNTDALQSDPPPRGAADTDLSDTLVARRRNGYGFQALDRVGRLTIYYSFHDNILIWSPFANFFTEESSGGAGRARLGWCGPYNIKTVHKNVVAVDCSACIYDHSAYFIRHEVLKHTIETLAGPIPAAPQHARQAAPLQTTQEGAQQAAERLWTWYTPAEIAREWWERFFLYKSRWVRRLAVALGLLLTLAIIAGVIFGLVKLVFGV; the protein is encoded by the coding sequence ATGCAATCAACCGATCAGATCAACGCGAGCGCCGCAGTTGCTCTGGAAGAGCGCCAGCAGGACAGCGCGCTCTTTGTCGCCACCTGTCGCGCGCACCCACACAGCGCCAACCTCTACGATGCCCTGCCCCTCGACGCGGGGGATTATCAGGTTGCCTGGGCCTATCCTGCCGAGGCCGCAGGCAAAATCCCGATGAGCTTCACATACGGGCGCTGGAAAACCATCTCCCACCGCGAGCCACCAGACGATGTGGCGGCGCTTCTGCCGACTGGCGACGTGCTGGTGGTGGTACACGGCTTCAACGAAACCGCGCCAGAAGGCGTCTATACCGGCCAGAAAATATCGGCTCGCCTGGCTCCCCAAAAGCGCACCGGCAGCATCAAAGCGGCGCTCGGCGGGCATAAAGGGGCCAGCCTGCCAGGGGCGCTGCGCCTGGCTCAGAGCCTTCAGAACCGGCTTTCCACGCCAGCAGAGGCCGACGCTGAGAAGCCGCTCTACCAGCAGCTTATCGCCTTCACCTGGCCCTGCGATCATCGCGTCTGGCCCGGCTATCTGCTCGACAAAGAAGAAGTAGCGCGCTTTGCCGCCTTCTCGCTGGCAAACCTGCTGGCCGACCTGCGCGCTGCCCAGCCAGACCGCCGCATTCTGCTGGTCGGTCACAGCATGGGCTGCTTCCTCACCATCAAAGCTCTAAACATCCTCTCGGTGCTGCGCTCTGCCCAGGCAGGCAGCGGAGCCTCATCGGTGATCGTGGATCAGATGGTGTTCTATGCTCCCGATCTGAATACCGACGCGCTCCAATCCGATCCGCCGCCGCGTGGGGCCGCTGACACTGATCTGAGCGACACCCTGGTTGCCCGGCGGCGCAATGGCTATGGCTTTCAGGCGCTGGACCGCGTGGGCCGCCTGACCATCTATTATTCCTTCCACGATAACATCTTGATCTGGTCGCCTTTCGCCAACTTCTTCACGGAAGAATCCAGCGGCGGGGCCGGAAGGGCGCGCCTGGGGTGGTGCGGTCCATACAATATCAAGACCGTCCATAAAAACGTGGTGGCCGTTGATTGCTCCGCTTGCATCTATGACCACTCCGCCTACTTCATTCGCCATGAAGTGCTGAAGCATACCATCGAGACACTGGCGGGGCCGATACCCGCAGCGCCGCAGCATGCTCGTCAGGCCGCGCCGCTCCAGACGACACAAGAAGGCGCTCAGCAGGCTGCTGAGCGCCTCTGGACGTGGTACACCCCGGCGGAGATCGCCCGCGAGTGGTGGGAACGCTTCTTCCTGTATAAATCGCGCTGGGTGCGGCGGCTGGCCGTCGCGCTGGGCCTGCTCCTGACACTCGCCATCATCGCAGGCGTCATCTTCGGATTGGTGAAGCTGGTGTTCGGCGTCTAG
- a CDS encoding FHA domain-containing protein: MSATLRGPSGLIYLDHDVLTIGRSRQNRLVFTHSQVSSKHAEIQPLGDGRYQVVDVGSSNGTLVNGLRLSGGTPHVLSEGDTLRLGGAGGIELVFAWAAAPAVLEAPAPMPVGVLPAFPPVRPAPAPAPLPAAITNVARYKRPPKVLLLGGSLLVLVLLISGIALGGKLLGSQSPKRADPVAIGDSPPTPADTPTPTPTPTPTSAPAPAVVQTAQATVEGQETTILTNAQGLTLYYFKPDTPDKTACTGACIANWPPLLFDGPGDPTASSELSGTLSIQTSENGAQVAYNGHPLYTFSGDSAPGQTNGEGKAGKWFVATADLEANG, from the coding sequence ATGAGTGCAACATTACGTGGCCCCTCTGGCCTTATTTACCTTGACCATGACGTGTTGACTATTGGGCGGAGCCGCCAGAACCGGCTGGTCTTCACGCATAGCCAGGTCTCCAGTAAGCACGCTGAAATCCAACCGCTGGGCGATGGGCGCTATCAAGTGGTTGATGTCGGCAGCAGCAATGGAACGTTGGTGAATGGATTGCGCTTGAGCGGGGGAACCCCCCATGTCTTGAGCGAGGGCGATACGCTGCGCCTGGGGGGTGCAGGTGGCATCGAACTGGTATTTGCCTGGGCAGCGGCCCCGGCGGTACTGGAGGCTCCAGCGCCCATGCCTGTGGGCGTTTTACCGGCCTTCCCGCCTGTGCGGCCAGCGCCAGCGCCAGCGCCGCTGCCAGCAGCCATTACGAACGTGGCGCGCTATAAGCGCCCGCCAAAGGTCTTGCTGCTTGGTGGGAGCCTGCTGGTGCTGGTGCTGCTGATCAGCGGGATCGCGCTGGGCGGCAAATTGCTCGGAAGTCAGTCGCCAAAGCGGGCGGACCCCGTAGCAATTGGCGACAGCCCACCTACGCCAGCGGATACGCCGACGCCGACGCCGACACCGACGCCAACATCTGCGCCCGCGCCAGCCGTCGTTCAGACAGCCCAGGCCACCGTTGAGGGCCAGGAAACAACGATTCTGACGAACGCGCAGGGGCTGACCCTCTACTACTTCAAGCCTGATACGCCAGATAAGACCGCCTGTACCGGCGCTTGCATCGCCAACTGGCCCCCGCTGCTCTTCGATGGGCCGGGCGATCCAACGGCGTCGTCGGAGCTGTCTGGCACGCTCAGTATTCAGACGAGCGAGAATGGCGCGCAGGTGGCCTACAACGGGCATCCGCTCTACACCTTTAGCGGCGATAGCGCGCCAGGGCAGACGAACGGCGAGGGCAAGGCGGGCAAGTGGTTCGTGGCGACCGCCGATCTGGAAGCCAATGGCTGA
- a CDS encoding protein kinase, with amino-acid sequence MAEDRVGQQLGNYRLTQQLGEGGFAEVYLGEHIYLKTQAAMKILHTRLGKDDLDGFISEAQTIARLKHPHIVRVLEFGVEGSTPFLVMDYAPNGTLRQRHPKGTRLAPATILSYVKQVAEALSYAHEQKLVHRDVKPENMLIGERGEVLLSDFGIATVAQSSRYQGTQEVAGTVTYMAPEQVQGKPRPASDQYSLGIVIYEWLSGGQPFRGSFTEIATQHVLAPPPSLSEKLPDIAPALEAVVMTALAKDPKERFASIQAFVNAFEQACQAAASQAVQPPAWETQPMPDAAARPAEPSDPSFFSAPTRITPPSSPAPTFQTPTKLAPPVASTPPNAAPGAPTLAAATPPGWKDVAAPAPADSAETFGVLLPDSPAPIQQASVTPRIKRPRLRSPRRRVIVGSLLLALILIAAGSAWLLIFQPFKFNQEVHNGEHIFSLHVGAGFDSASAKILGETDTFKVGDTVYIAFSTGVDISTEKLELDLIHNGSAEKIPNLQAPLTQANVYWSFAPISSTTTPGVYKWVVYYFGSADASITFQVVP; translated from the coding sequence ATGGCAGAGGATCGCGTAGGCCAGCAGCTTGGCAACTATCGCCTCACCCAACAGCTAGGCGAAGGCGGCTTCGCCGAAGTCTACCTGGGCGAACATATCTACCTCAAGACCCAGGCCGCCATGAAAATCCTGCATACCCGCCTGGGAAAAGATGATCTGGACGGTTTCATCAGCGAAGCGCAGACGATTGCCCGCCTGAAACACCCGCATATCGTGCGCGTGCTGGAGTTTGGTGTCGAAGGCAGCACGCCCTTTCTCGTCATGGACTACGCGCCCAACGGCACGCTGCGCCAGCGCCACCCCAAAGGAACCAGACTGGCCCCCGCGACCATCCTCTCCTACGTCAAACAGGTGGCCGAAGCCCTGAGCTACGCCCACGAGCAAAAGCTGGTGCATCGGGATGTGAAGCCAGAGAATATGCTCATCGGCGAGCGCGGCGAAGTGCTGCTCTCCGACTTTGGCATCGCCACCGTCGCGCAAAGCTCGCGCTACCAGGGGACGCAGGAAGTCGCTGGCACCGTGACCTATATGGCCCCGGAGCAGGTGCAGGGCAAGCCGCGCCCCGCCAGCGACCAATACTCGCTGGGCATCGTCATCTATGAATGGCTCAGCGGCGGGCAGCCCTTTCGCGGCTCCTTTACTGAAATCGCCACGCAGCATGTGCTGGCGCCGCCGCCGTCCCTGAGCGAGAAGCTGCCCGACATCGCGCCCGCGCTGGAAGCCGTCGTGATGACCGCCCTGGCGAAAGACCCCAAAGAACGCTTTGCCAGCATCCAGGCGTTTGTCAACGCCTTCGAGCAGGCGTGTCAGGCCGCTGCCTCTCAGGCGGTTCAGCCGCCAGCCTGGGAAACCCAGCCCATGCCGGATGCCGCAGCGCGGCCAGCCGAACCCTCCGATCCATCCTTCTTTTCGGCTCCCACGCGCATCACCCCGCCCTCATCGCCCGCTCCGACCTTCCAGACGCCCACAAAACTCGCGCCGCCTGTCGCCAGCACGCCGCCCAACGCCGCGCCGGGCGCGCCAACGTTGGCCGCCGCGACACCCCCCGGCTGGAAAGACGTGGCCGCGCCAGCGCCAGCAGACTCCGCTGAGACATTCGGCGTCCTGCTGCCCGACTCGCCAGCGCCCATTCAGCAGGCATCAGTCACGCCGCGTATCAAACGCCCCAGGCTCCGCTCCCCCAGGCGCAGAGTCATCGTGGGCAGCCTCCTGCTCGCGCTGATACTGATAGCAGCAGGGAGCGCGTGGCTGCTGATCTTTCAGCCCTTCAAGTTCAACCAGGAAGTCCACAATGGCGAGCATATCTTCAGCCTCCACGTAGGCGCGGGGTTTGATTCAGCATCGGCCAAAATCCTGGGCGAAACAGACACGTTCAAGGTGGGCGATACCGTCTATATTGCCTTCTCTACCGGGGTAGACATCTCTACCGAAAAGTTGGAGCTTGATCTCATCCACAACGGCAGCGCGGAAAAGATACCGAACCTACAGGCGCCACTGACGCAAGCAAATGTCTATTGGAGCTTCGCCCCAATTTCATCCACAACAACGCCCGGCGTCTACAAGTGGGTGGTCTACTACTTTGGAAGCGCCGATGCCAGCATCACCTTCCAGGTCGTCCCATAA
- a CDS encoding RRXRR domain-containing protein: MFVSVVDQDRQPLMPTTPARARRWVKQGKATPFWKGGVWCVRLNQEPSRRERQPLAVGIDPGSKKEALVVKYETLWA, from the coding sequence ATGTTCGTATCTGTGGTAGACCAAGACCGGCAGCCCTTGATGCCCACGACCCCTGCACGGGCGCGGCGGTGGGTGAAGCAAGGGAAAGCGACCCCGTTTTGGAAGGGCGGGGTCTGGTGCGTGCGGCTCAACCAAGAGCCGTCCAGGCGAGAGAGACAACCTCTTGCAGTAGGCATCGATCCTGGCAGCAAGAAAGAGGCGCTGGTGGTCAAATACGAGACGCTCTGGGCCTGA
- the dnaN gene encoding DNA polymerase III subunit beta, with protein sequence MKITCKQSDMSRGLSVVSHAVATRSTLPVLSNILIATDENRLRLSATNLEIGITCWVPAQVAEEGSVTVPARLLTDFVGGLPQGTVEMNLPAGGYTLSVKSNRNAANVKGMDAGEFPTIPSADSNEPPVLLDAATLKEMIGQVAFAAATDEARPVFTGVLAQVAEDKITFAAADSYRLAVRSTDLTANGHPVGDILIPAKTLTELARILPAEGTVQMVITPNRSQVLFHSEGMDLISRLIDGAFPAYQRIMPQSHEMRAVLDTGEFRAAAKSVALFAKDSNNIVTLTIEQGRADGVEPGTAMLQATAEELGDNTSVVNAAVDGKGLRIMFNVRYLTDVLAVIDTPEVALELESAQKPGVVRPVGANDYTYVIMPMHTIR encoded by the coding sequence GTGAAAATTACGTGTAAGCAATCTGATATGAGTCGCGGGCTTTCGGTGGTGAGCCATGCCGTTGCCACGCGCAGCACTTTACCTGTCCTCTCGAATATTTTGATAGCGACGGACGAGAATCGTTTGCGGCTTTCCGCGACGAATCTGGAGATTGGCATTACCTGCTGGGTGCCAGCGCAGGTGGCCGAAGAAGGCTCGGTGACGGTTCCGGCGCGGCTGCTCACCGATTTTGTCGGCGGTTTGCCGCAGGGCACGGTGGAGATGAATCTGCCTGCGGGCGGCTATACGCTCAGCGTCAAGAGCAATCGCAACGCGGCCAACGTGAAAGGGATGGACGCGGGCGAGTTCCCGACGATTCCCAGCGCCGACAGCAATGAGCCGCCGGTCCTGCTGGATGCGGCCACGCTCAAAGAGATGATCGGGCAGGTGGCTTTTGCCGCTGCCACCGATGAGGCGCGGCCCGTCTTTACCGGCGTGCTGGCCCAGGTGGCCGAAGACAAGATTACGTTTGCGGCGGCGGACAGCTATCGGCTGGCGGTGCGCTCGACTGATCTGACCGCCAACGGCCATCCCGTCGGCGACATTCTCATTCCGGCAAAAACGCTGACCGAACTGGCGCGCATCCTGCCAGCCGAAGGCACGGTGCAGATGGTGATTACGCCCAACCGCAGCCAGGTGCTGTTCCATTCGGAGGGCATGGACCTGATCTCGCGGTTGATTGATGGCGCGTTCCCCGCCTATCAGCGCATCATGCCGCAGAGCCACGAGATGCGCGCGGTGCTGGATACCGGCGAGTTCCGCGCGGCGGCCAAATCGGTGGCGCTGTTTGCCAAGGATAGCAATAACATTGTGACGCTGACGATTGAACAGGGCCGGGCCGATGGCGTGGAGCCAGGGACGGCGATGCTCCAGGCGACGGCTGAGGAACTGGGCGACAATACCAGCGTGGTCAACGCGGCAGTTGACGGCAAGGGCTTGCGTATCATGTTCAACGTGCGCTATCTGACGGATGTGCTGGCAGTAATTGATACGCCTGAAGTGGCGTTGGAACTGGAATCAGCGCAGAAGCCGGGCGTCGTTCGCCCGGTTGGGGCGAACGACTATACCTATGTAATTATGCCAATGCACACTATCCGCTAG
- a CDS encoding zinc-ribbon domain containing protein — MSSEYMSDTTGSDQTLQCRDCGQDFVFTAGEQSFYASRGFTHPPTRCPDCRAARKAQERGGYGGQRAPREMFTAICANCGREAQVPFQPRDDRPVYCSDCYQPRATSGGRSGGRSNDRGGRRERW, encoded by the coding sequence ATGTCTTCCGAGTACATGTCGGACACCACAGGCAGTGACCAGACATTGCAATGCCGCGATTGTGGTCAGGATTTTGTCTTCACCGCCGGGGAGCAGTCTTTTTACGCCAGTCGTGGGTTCACCCACCCGCCGACTCGTTGCCCAGATTGCCGCGCCGCCCGCAAGGCGCAAGAGCGCGGCGGCTATGGCGGCCAGCGCGCGCCGCGCGAAATGTTCACCGCCATCTGCGCCAACTGCGGGCGCGAGGCGCAGGTGCCTTTCCAGCCCCGCGATGACCGACCCGTCTATTGCAGCGATTGCTATCAGCCACGCGCCACCAGCGGTGGCCGCAGCGGTGGGCGCAGCAATGATCGCGGCGGTCGGCGCGAACGCTGGTAG